The following proteins come from a genomic window of Micromonospora echinofusca:
- a CDS encoding metal-sensitive transcriptional regulator, whose translation MTTPTPTPTRGYTATKDQLLARLRRVEGQVRGIEKMVDDDRYCIDVLTQISAIQAALDKVALGLLDGHARHCMHEGAAEGRADEMATEMMAAVGRLMKRG comes from the coding sequence ATGACCACACCGACGCCCACCCCGACCAGGGGCTACACCGCCACCAAGGACCAGCTGCTCGCGCGGCTGCGCCGCGTCGAGGGGCAGGTCCGTGGCATCGAGAAGATGGTCGACGACGACCGCTACTGCATCGACGTGCTCACCCAGATCTCCGCGATCCAGGCCGCCCTGGACAAGGTCGCGCTCGGTCTGCTCGACGGCCACGCGCGGCACTGCATGCACGAGGGCGCGGCCGAGGGCCGGGCCGACGAGATGGCCACCGAGATGATGGCCGCCGTCGGCCGCCTGATGAAGCGCGGCTGA
- a CDS encoding heavy-metal-associated domain-containing protein, with translation MITTTYQVQGMTCGHCATAVSNEVGAIQGVSDVQVDVAAGRVTVTSEGPLDTDTVRSAVDEAGYDLVGA, from the coding sequence ATGATCACCACCACGTACCAGGTGCAGGGCATGACCTGCGGGCACTGCGCCACCGCGGTCAGCAACGAGGTCGGCGCGATCCAGGGCGTCAGCGACGTCCAGGTCGACGTCGCCGCCGGTCGGGTCACCGTCACCAGCGAGGGCCCGTTGGACACCGACACCGTGCGCTCCGCCGTCGACGAGGCCGGTTACGACCTCGTCGGCGCCTGA
- a CDS encoding DUF305 domain-containing protein: MTTRTLARRAVLAGVAVTTALALAACGGDDHSSPGAGHGTPGTGGPAATATGAAAFGDADAMFAQMMIPHHRQAVEMADLAPTRAADPEVKRLAAEIKAAQAPEIATMSGWLAAWGRPVPSPGGMPHMDHGMPGMMSDADMTKLAAATGREFDRQFLTMMIAHHEGAITMARDELARGVNAEAKALAQQIASTQQAEIDTMRKILGRF; encoded by the coding sequence ATGACCACTCGTACCCTCGCGCGCCGTGCCGTCCTGGCCGGCGTCGCGGTCACCACCGCCCTCGCCCTCGCCGCCTGCGGCGGCGACGACCACTCGTCGCCGGGCGCGGGGCACGGCACCCCCGGCACCGGCGGGCCGGCGGCCACCGCCACCGGTGCGGCCGCGTTCGGCGACGCCGACGCGATGTTCGCCCAGATGATGATTCCGCACCACCGGCAGGCGGTGGAGATGGCCGACCTGGCGCCGACGCGGGCGGCGGACCCGGAGGTCAAGCGGCTCGCCGCGGAGATCAAGGCCGCCCAGGCGCCCGAGATCGCCACGATGAGCGGTTGGTTGGCGGCCTGGGGTCGGCCGGTGCCGTCGCCGGGCGGGATGCCCCACATGGACCACGGCATGCCCGGCATGATGTCCGACGCCGACATGACGAAGCTGGCGGCCGCCACCGGCCGGGAGTTCGACCGGCAGTTCCTGACCATGATGATCGCCCACCACGAGGGCGCCATCACCATGGCCCGCGACGAGCTGGCCCGGGGCGTGAACGCGGAGGCCAAGGCCCTGGCCCAGCAGATCGCCAGCACCCAGCAGGCGGAGATCGACACGATGCGCAAGATCCTCGGCCGGTTCTGA